The proteins below come from a single Miscanthus floridulus cultivar M001 chromosome 1, ASM1932011v1, whole genome shotgun sequence genomic window:
- the LOC136545653 gene encoding uncharacterized protein: MELWSKLRNLDAYPKVNEDFYSRTLSGGLITILSSLAILLLFFSEIRLYLYSATESKLTVDTSRGERLHINFDVTFPALPCSLVAVDTMDVSGEQHYDIRHDITKKRIDHLGNVIESRKDRVGAPKIERPLQKHGGRLDHNEVYCGSCYGAEETDDQCCNSCEEVRDAYRKKGWSINNVELIDQCKREGYVQRLKDEKGEGCTIHGFVNVNKVAGNFHFAPGKSLDQSFNFLQDLLNIQPETYNISHKINKLSFGEEFPGVVNPLDGVEWIQDNSNGLTGMYQYFVKVVPTIYTDIRGRKIHSNQFSVTEHFREAVGYPRPPPGVYFFYEFSPIKVDFTEENTSLLHFLTNICAIVGGIFTVAGIIDSFVYHGHRAIKKKMELGKLG; encoded by the exons ATGGAGCTCTGGAGCAAGCTGCGGAACCTGGATGCCTACCCGAAAGTGAACGAGGACTTCTACAGCCGCACCCTCTCCGGCGGCCTCATCACCATCCTCTCCTCCCtcgccatcctcctcctcttcttctccgagATCC GGCTTTATCTATATTCTGCTACGGAAAGTAAGCTCACTGTTGATACCTCAAGAGGGGAAAGACTACATATCAAT TTTGATGTTACGTTCCCGGCCCTTCCTTGTTCTCTAGTTGCTGTTGATACGATGGATGTCAGTGGAGAGCAACATTATGATATA CGACATGACATAACAAAGAAAAGAATTGATCATCTTGGTAATGTAATTGAATCAAGAAAAGACAGAGTTGGTGCCCCTAAG ATTGAAAGACCGTTACAGAAGCATGGCGGTAGGCTTGACCACAACGAGGTTTACTGCGGATCTTGTTATGGTGCTGAGGAG ACGGATGATCAGTGTTGCAACTCCTGTGAAGAAGTTCGTGATGCGTACCGGAAGAAAGGGTGGTCTATCAACAACGTAGAATTAATTGATCAG TGCAAGAGAGAGGGCTATGTACAAAGGTTAAAAGATGAAAAAGGGGAAGGTTGTACCATCCATGGATTTGTAAATGTGAATAAAGTAGCTGGCAATTTTCACTTTGCCCCTGGGAAAAGCTTGGACCAGTCATTCAACTTCCTGCAAGATCTGTTGAACATCCAACCAGAAACTTACAAT ATAAGTCACAAGATAAACAAGCTGTCCTTTGGGGAAGAGTTCCCAGGTGTTGTCAATCCTCTTGATGG AGTTGAGTGGATACAGGATAACTCCAATGGGTTAACGGGGATGTACCAGTATTTTGTGAAG GTTGTTCCAACAATCTACACAGATATCAGGGGGCGCAAGATTCACTCAAATCAG TTTTCCGTGACAGAGCACTTTAGAGAGGCAGTTGGCTATCCTAGGCCTCCACCTGGTGTATACTTCTTCTACGAATTTTCACCAATTAAG GTTGATTTTACTGAAGAAAATACATCGCTTCTTCACTTCCTGACAAACATATGTGCTATTGTTGGAG GTATTTTCACTGTTGCTGGCATCATCGATTCTTTCGTGTACCATGGTCATCGCGCCATCAAGAAAAAGATGGAGCTTGGAAAGCTTGGATAA